One Gemmatimonadota bacterium DNA window includes the following coding sequences:
- a CDS encoding AAA family ATPase, translating to MNLAGELNPAQVKAASYVDGPLLVLAGAGSGKTRVLTYRIAYLVEHLGIDPYHILAVTFTNKAAAEMKDRIDRMLGQGDVPQWVGTFHSLSARILRREAETLGFRRDFVIYDGEDQLALIRRMMKDLEISDKRYSPEAVRSFISGAKDQLLSPVEYKALHTDFFEQQVVSRVYDAYQHALEDCNALDFDDLIMRLAIGYATHPDLLNRYQERFQYILVDEYQDTNRAQYEWINRLAHKYRNLCVVGDDDQSIYAWRGADIRNILEFEKDYPEARVIRLEQNYRSTQLILKAGNEVIRNNKGRKGKELWTENPGGEKIGLVETMDDRDEARWISRKIQEMRNDSDRVLRDFTLLYRTNAQSRTLEDELRRAGLPYVIVGGVRFFERKEVKDVLAYLKVLVNGRDAISFRRMVNTPARGIGAVSLSRVEQLAVERGMDYLEALYHAGEAGISGKAHRAAVELGEFLLRLRSRLAEISGAEAARRVLEKTGYLRALELEAAKNVEAETRVQNVNELMAALEEATERPEEGQPVSGLDDFLEEVALVTDIDRWDESVDCVTLMTLHNAKGLEFPVVFITGMEDGLFPISRAMESPTDLEEERRLCYVGITRARERLFLTHANLRRRFGGTQTSLRSRFIDEIPDDLVSRERTGRFYSRSSWPQEEKASAPPFEDDITTPRTVETPMGRVRISQGQDVKHPIWGKGRIIQVAGSGDDLRATIRFSDTTKKVIVKYAALEMI from the coding sequence ATGAACCTCGCTGGCGAACTGAATCCCGCTCAAGTCAAGGCCGCGTCCTATGTCGATGGGCCGTTGCTTGTGCTCGCCGGCGCCGGAAGCGGCAAGACCCGGGTGTTGACCTACCGGATCGCCTACCTCGTCGAACATCTCGGCATTGATCCCTATCACATCCTGGCCGTCACCTTTACCAACAAGGCGGCCGCCGAGATGAAGGACCGGATCGACCGGATGCTCGGGCAGGGCGACGTCCCCCAGTGGGTGGGCACCTTTCATTCCCTCTCGGCCCGGATACTGCGCCGTGAAGCGGAGACCCTGGGCTTCCGCCGCGATTTCGTGATCTACGACGGCGAAGATCAACTGGCCCTCATCCGTCGGATGATGAAGGACCTGGAGATCTCCGACAAGCGCTATTCCCCCGAGGCGGTTCGCAGCTTTATCAGCGGGGCCAAGGACCAGCTCCTATCGCCTGTAGAGTACAAGGCGCTGCACACGGATTTCTTTGAACAGCAGGTGGTTTCGCGGGTCTATGACGCATATCAGCACGCTCTGGAAGACTGCAACGCGCTGGATTTCGACGACCTCATCATGAGGCTGGCGATAGGATACGCGACGCATCCGGACCTGCTCAACCGGTACCAGGAACGGTTCCAGTACATCCTGGTGGACGAATACCAGGACACCAACCGCGCCCAGTACGAATGGATCAACCGGTTGGCGCACAAATACCGGAACCTGTGCGTGGTGGGGGACGACGACCAGTCCATCTATGCCTGGCGCGGCGCGGACATCCGAAACATTCTCGAGTTCGAAAAGGACTATCCCGAGGCCCGGGTCATCCGGCTTGAACAGAACTACCGATCCACCCAACTGATCTTGAAGGCGGGTAACGAAGTCATCCGCAACAACAAGGGCCGCAAGGGCAAGGAGCTCTGGACGGAAAATCCCGGCGGGGAGAAAATCGGCCTGGTCGAGACGATGGACGACCGGGATGAAGCCCGGTGGATATCCCGGAAGATCCAGGAGATGCGCAACGATTCCGACCGGGTGCTGAGAGATTTCACCCTCCTTTATCGAACCAACGCGCAGTCGCGTACGCTGGAGGACGAGTTACGCCGCGCCGGCCTGCCCTACGTGATCGTCGGCGGCGTCCGGTTCTTCGAACGGAAGGAAGTCAAGGACGTCCTGGCCTATCTGAAGGTCCTGGTCAACGGCCGGGATGCCATCAGCTTCCGACGCATGGTCAACACCCCCGCCAGGGGCATCGGCGCCGTCAGCCTGTCCCGCGTCGAGCAACTGGCCGTCGAGCGCGGCATGGACTACCTGGAAGCGCTGTACCATGCCGGCGAGGCGGGCATCTCGGGTAAAGCGCACCGCGCCGCCGTGGAACTCGGGGAGTTTCTGCTTCGTCTCAGGTCGCGCCTGGCAGAGATATCGGGCGCGGAGGCGGCCCGGCGTGTGCTCGAAAAGACCGGCTACCTGCGTGCACTGGAGCTGGAGGCCGCGAAAAACGTGGAGGCCGAGACCCGGGTGCAGAACGTGAACGAGTTGATGGCCGCCCTTGAAGAGGCGACCGAGCGGCCGGAGGAGGGACAGCCGGTCTCCGGGCTGGACGATTTTCTGGAGGAAGTGGCCCTGGTAACTGATATCGACCGGTGGGACGAATCCGTGGACTGCGTCACGCTCATGACCCTGCACAACGCCAAGGGCCTGGAGTTTCCCGTCGTCTTCATCACGGGCATGGAAGACGGCCTTTTCCCCATTTCGCGCGCCATGGAAAGTCCTACCGACCTGGAGGAGGAGCGGCGGCTCTGTTACGTGGGCATCACGCGCGCCCGGGAACGACTGTTCCTCACTCACGCCAATCTGCGTCGCAGGTTCGGGGGAACGCAGACCTCCCTGCGGTCCCGTTTCATCGACGAGATTCCCGACGACCTGGTTTCCCGGGAGCGTACCGGCCGGTTCTATTCGCGGTCGTCCTGGCCGCAGGAAGAAAAGGCCTCCGCCCCCCCGTTCGAAGACGATATCACGACCCCCCGGACCGTGGAGACGCCCATGGGCCGGGTGCGGATATCCCAGGGACAGGATGTCAAACACCCTATCTGGGGCAAGGGACGCATCATACAGGTCGCGGGAAGCGGGGACGACCTGCGGGCGACGATACGCTTCTCGGATACGACCAAGAAGGTGATCGTGAAATACGCCGCCCTGGAAATGATATAA
- the gatC gene encoding Asp-tRNA(Asn)/Glu-tRNA(Gln) amidotransferase subunit GatC, which yields MTVTVKDVDHVAALAHLKFSDEEREQLVDQLNAILAYMEKLNTLDTTAVGPTSHVLQLKNVFRDDEAGTSLSQEEALRNAPASDRGHFTVPKVI from the coding sequence ATGACGGTAACTGTCAAAGACGTCGATCATGTCGCGGCATTAGCCCACCTGAAGTTCTCGGATGAAGAACGGGAACAGCTGGTGGATCAGTTGAATGCCATACTCGCGTACATGGAGAAGCTCAATACGCTCGACACGACGGCCGTAGGTCCGACTTCCCACGTGCTGCAGCTGAAGAACGTCTTCCGCGATGACGAAGCCGGAACGTCGCTGAGCCAGGAAGAAGCGTTGCGGAACGCACCGGCGTCCGATCGCGGCCATTTCACGGTACCCAAGGTAATCTGA
- the kdsB gene encoding 3-deoxy-manno-octulosonate cytidylyltransferase yields MGSDIRRITGLIPARYASTRFPGKALAPLRGKPMIQHTYERSSRARCLTDLYVVTDDRRIADAVRGFGGEPIMTAPDHPSGTDRLAAAVREMDTDVVVNIQGDEPLITPEAIETVVQPLVDDPDLPMTTLAHRITRTEDLLNPHMGKVVFDGRGLALYFSRSPLPWPGERPDREYLREHRFYNTVGLYGYRRSFLLTFAGLEPTPLERVERLEQLRALENGYRITVRQTDYAPLGVDVPEDLVKAERRLAAEEDAS; encoded by the coding sequence ATGGGATCCGATATCCGGAGAATCACGGGTCTCATACCGGCCCGCTACGCTTCGACGCGTTTCCCCGGCAAGGCGCTGGCGCCCTTGCGGGGCAAACCGATGATACAGCACACCTACGAGCGGTCCAGCCGGGCGCGGTGCCTCACCGATCTGTACGTCGTGACCGACGACCGGCGCATAGCGGACGCCGTCCGCGGGTTCGGCGGCGAACCCATCATGACCGCACCGGATCACCCGAGCGGTACGGACCGGCTGGCCGCGGCCGTACGGGAGATGGATACGGACGTGGTCGTCAACATCCAGGGAGACGAGCCGCTGATCACGCCTGAAGCCATCGAAACGGTGGTGCAGCCCCTGGTCGACGATCCGGACCTGCCCATGACGACCCTCGCGCACCGGATCACCAGGACGGAGGACTTGCTAAATCCCCACATGGGCAAGGTGGTCTTCGACGGACGAGGTCTGGCGCTGTACTTTTCCCGCTCGCCGCTGCCCTGGCCGGGGGAACGGCCGGACCGGGAATACCTGCGCGAACACAGGTTCTACAACACGGTGGGTCTCTATGGGTACCGGCGGTCGTTCCTGCTCACGTTCGCCGGGCTTGAACCGACACCCCTGGAGCGGGTCGAACGGCTGGAACAGTTGCGGGCCCTGGAAAACGGATACCGCATCACCGTACGACAAACCGACTACGCCCCGCTTGGTGTCGATGTGCCCGAAGACCTGGTAAAAGCGGAACGCAGGCTGGCCGCGGAGGAAGATGCGTCGTGA
- the kdsA gene encoding 3-deoxy-8-phosphooctulonate synthase, producing the protein MKEVVVGDVAIGGGRPLALIAGPCVIESEAVVMETAERLIAATGRLGIPLVFKSSYAKANRSSAAYFAGPGLHEGLRVLRKVRALGVPVLSDVHALPEVDEAAEVLDVLQLPAHLSMQTELTLALARTGKPVNVKKGQFLAPEDVASVVSKIESAGNQSILLTERGVSFGYHDLVADMRSLAIMRRTGYPVVFDATHVVRLYGRPSSDASGGTPEFIEPLARAAVAAGCEAVFIETHPRVSEALCDAASMLPLDRLEPLLESLKAIDEVVRPHTVD; encoded by the coding sequence GTGAAAGAAGTCGTCGTGGGAGACGTGGCCATAGGCGGCGGAAGGCCGCTGGCGCTGATCGCGGGGCCTTGCGTGATCGAGAGCGAGGCCGTGGTCATGGAGACCGCGGAACGCCTGATTGCGGCCACCGGGCGCCTGGGCATCCCGCTCGTGTTCAAATCATCCTATGCGAAGGCGAACCGCTCTTCAGCAGCCTACTTCGCGGGGCCCGGGCTGCACGAGGGGTTGCGCGTACTCCGGAAAGTTCGAGCGCTCGGCGTGCCCGTGCTCTCGGACGTTCACGCGTTGCCTGAGGTAGACGAGGCCGCGGAGGTCCTGGACGTTCTGCAGCTTCCCGCGCACCTGTCCATGCAGACGGAACTCACCCTCGCCCTGGCCCGGACCGGAAAGCCCGTCAACGTGAAGAAGGGACAGTTCCTGGCGCCGGAAGACGTGGCGTCGGTCGTGTCCAAGATAGAAAGCGCGGGCAACCAGAGCATCCTCCTGACCGAACGGGGCGTCTCTTTCGGATATCACGACCTGGTCGCCGACATGCGGTCGCTGGCCATCATGCGCCGGACGGGATACCCCGTGGTATTCGATGCCACCCACGTGGTGAGGCTATACGGCCGTCCGAGCAGCGACGCGAGCGGCGGCACCCCCGAATTCATCGAACCCCTCGCCCGTGCCGCGGTGGCCGCGGGATGCGAAGCGGTATTCATCGAGACCCATCCCCGGGTTTCCGAGGCGCTGTGCGACGCCGCGAGCATGTTGCCGCTCGACCGCCTGGAACCTCTGCTGGAAAGCCTCAAGGCGATCGACGAAGTCGTGCGGCCCCACACCGTGGATTGA
- a CDS encoding lysophospholipid acyltransferase family protein, which yields MASLIKRMRNAVIYQAACAIIGLMNALPRQQALSVGGWIGGLAYLAARGPRRLALSNLTLAYGETQSLGQIRRLGRNVFRELGRNVVDVARLPRVTAENVDGLVRADGLSILESAYGEGKGVVAVSAHLGNFELMGAFLALKGFAVTVVAAPLYDARLDALLRENRVRSGLEVVPRDRATSAILRALRKGHVVGLLVDQDTRGAGIAVTFFGHPARTPTGPAVLADRTGAPIVPMAIHRLPDDTHLVTVRPPIRPTGRTPEDVETTTRAYTGELERFIRKAPAQWVWMHDRWKVSKEA from the coding sequence TTGGCCTCTCTGATCAAGCGCATGCGTAATGCCGTGATCTATCAGGCGGCGTGCGCGATTATCGGCCTGATGAATGCGTTGCCGAGGCAGCAGGCGTTGTCCGTCGGAGGGTGGATCGGCGGACTGGCGTACCTGGCCGCCCGCGGTCCCAGACGCCTTGCCCTTTCCAATCTGACGTTGGCTTACGGCGAAACGCAGTCGCTCGGGCAGATCAGGCGGCTGGGCCGGAACGTCTTCCGGGAGCTGGGACGGAATGTCGTGGATGTCGCCCGGCTGCCCCGGGTCACGGCGGAGAACGTGGACGGACTGGTCAGGGCCGATGGCCTGTCCATCCTGGAATCGGCCTATGGCGAGGGGAAGGGCGTAGTAGCGGTCAGCGCCCACCTGGGCAACTTCGAACTGATGGGCGCGTTCCTGGCGCTCAAGGGATTCGCGGTAACCGTGGTAGCGGCCCCGCTTTACGACGCCAGGCTGGACGCGCTCCTGCGGGAGAACCGGGTGAGGAGCGGACTGGAAGTGGTGCCCCGCGACCGGGCCACTAGCGCCATACTTCGCGCGCTGAGAAAGGGGCATGTGGTGGGGCTCCTTGTGGACCAGGATACCCGGGGGGCCGGCATCGCGGTGACCTTCTTCGGCCACCCGGCGCGTACTCCGACCGGACCCGCGGTGCTGGCGGATCGAACGGGCGCGCCCATCGTGCCCATGGCCATTCACCGTCTGCCGGACGACACCCATCTCGTGACGGTCCGGCCGCCGATCCGTCCCACCGGACGGACGCCGGAAGACGTGGAAACAACGACGAGGGCGTATACCGGGGAACTGGAACGGTTCATCAGGAAAGCGCCGGCGCAGTGGGTCTGGATGCATGACAGGTGGAAGGTGTCCAAGGAGGCTTGA
- the lptC gene encoding LPS export ABC transporter periplasmic protein LptC — protein sequence MPTTHDLHVSPRLILHAFKRHARFRPWHLAMAIVLCAAACQPIDPPVPEEGVQDALPDQEAWNTTIYLSRDGRQEATIRAGHRVYFTETNVTVIDEGIYVEFFEEDGSLASTLEAEWGEIDGQTHNLRVRGGVTVHSTERGTLETDSLTWLNAANLIVTDAAVRLTGDADVIAGDGFEADPGMRGYIIRRNIKGRFLPDAQPQ from the coding sequence ATGCCGACTACCCACGATCTGCATGTTTCGCCCCGCCTGATTCTCCATGCATTCAAAAGGCACGCCCGTTTCCGGCCGTGGCACCTGGCCATGGCAATCGTACTGTGCGCGGCCGCATGCCAACCCATCGATCCGCCGGTTCCGGAAGAAGGCGTGCAGGATGCGCTGCCGGACCAGGAAGCGTGGAACACGACTATATACCTGAGCCGGGATGGCAGGCAGGAAGCCACGATCCGGGCCGGGCACCGCGTTTATTTCACGGAAACCAACGTCACGGTCATTGATGAGGGCATCTACGTCGAGTTCTTTGAAGAAGACGGCAGCCTGGCCTCTACGCTCGAAGCGGAGTGGGGCGAAATCGACGGGCAGACCCACAACCTGCGCGTCCGGGGCGGCGTAACGGTCCACAGTACGGAACGGGGCACCCTGGAAACCGATTCCCTGACCTGGTTGAACGCGGCGAATCTCATCGTAACGGATGCCGCCGTACGATTGACCGGGGACGCGGATGTCATTGCGGGCGATGGGTTTGAGGCCGATCCGGGCATGCGCGGATATATCATTCGGCGCAACATCAAAGGCCGTTTTCTGCCGGACGCACAACCGCAATGA
- the lptB gene encoding LPS export ABC transporter ATP-binding protein: MRAENLVKSYQNHRVVDDVSLRVDQGEVVGLLGPNGAGKTTSFYMIVGMIKPGSGRVLIDDRETGESRNITRWPMYRRARVGIGYLAQEPSIFRRMTVEQNLMSILQTLPMTRKARRRKMEDLLEDFGIAHLAKHKAYTLSGGERRRTEISRALVTEPKFILLDEPFAGIDPIAVEDIQEVIGRLKERKLGILVTDHMVRETLQITDRSYIMADGRIYISGTAKDLAEDPEARRIYLGERFRLE; encoded by the coding sequence CTGCGAGCTGAGAACCTGGTGAAGTCCTACCAGAATCACCGCGTCGTCGACGATGTGAGCCTGCGCGTGGACCAGGGCGAGGTGGTCGGACTGCTCGGCCCGAACGGGGCGGGGAAGACCACCTCGTTCTATATGATCGTCGGCATGATCAAGCCAGGGTCGGGACGGGTGCTCATCGATGACCGCGAAACCGGGGAAAGCCGGAACATTACGCGGTGGCCGATGTACCGCAGGGCCCGTGTGGGGATTGGCTATCTGGCCCAGGAACCGTCGATCTTCCGCAGGATGACGGTGGAACAGAACCTGATGTCCATTCTCCAGACCTTGCCCATGACCCGCAAGGCCCGGCGCCGGAAGATGGAGGATCTGCTGGAGGATTTCGGCATCGCGCATCTGGCCAAGCACAAAGCCTATACCTTGTCGGGCGGCGAGCGGCGAAGAACCGAGATCAGCCGCGCCCTGGTGACCGAACCGAAGTTCATTTTGCTCGATGAGCCCTTCGCCGGCATCGATCCCATTGCCGTGGAGGACATACAGGAAGTCATCGGACGCCTGAAGGAACGAAAACTGGGCATCCTGGTCACGGATCACATGGTACGGGAAACGTTGCAGATCACGGACCGGTCCTATATCATGGCCGACGGCCGGATTTACATATCGGGTACGGCCAAGGACCTGGCTGAGGACCCCGAAGCGCGCCGTATCTACCTCGGCGAGCGGTTCCGCCTGGAGTAA
- the rpoN gene encoding RNA polymerase factor sigma-54, with translation MEFQLQPQTRQQFSPQLMYSLKLLQYTTLELEQEIKEKIEENPLLELEEEAGEAADAAGEAADAAGEEPDAAREDDPGDPASERDRIDWDAYIQDGMHNQMDAREETEKREDQHILEREGKSDTTLTEYLIEQLRLLDLSAQDREIGEYLIGNLNDSGLLDVPLLDLALESSVPFDEAERVLKVVQTLEPTGVGARDLRECLMLQLEALNLSDTLAYRLVSEHWRDVKLRRIASIRKKIRASEQEIGDALNVIAGLNPHPGLAVSDSSVIAIHPDLIVEKVDGEYLVYLNDRNLPRVRVSHAYQAILNRNAQSSEEDRHYVRRKLTEANHFVNSIEQRRSTLLKVTNCIVRAQREFLDAGLSGLKPMILQEVADEVGLHVTTVSRATQGKYVQTPRGIFALRFFFDGRLKKKADEETGEAAAGQLATKTVKDRIARIIEEEDARAPLSDQAIEEILRTKEGVQIKRRTVAKYRENLGIPIARMRRRI, from the coding sequence ATGGAATTTCAACTTCAGCCCCAGACCAGACAGCAGTTTTCTCCCCAGTTGATGTACTCGCTCAAGTTGTTGCAGTACACCACGCTGGAACTCGAGCAGGAGATCAAGGAGAAAATCGAGGAGAATCCGTTGCTGGAACTCGAGGAAGAGGCGGGCGAGGCGGCGGATGCGGCGGGCGAGGCGGCGGATGCGGCGGGCGAGGAGCCGGATGCGGCGCGCGAGGACGATCCTGGAGACCCCGCGTCCGAACGGGACCGAATCGATTGGGACGCCTACATTCAGGACGGCATGCATAACCAGATGGATGCCCGTGAAGAGACGGAAAAAAGGGAAGATCAGCACATCCTGGAACGGGAGGGAAAGTCGGATACGACGCTCACCGAGTACCTGATCGAACAGTTGCGGCTGCTCGACCTCTCCGCCCAGGACCGCGAAATCGGCGAATACCTGATCGGAAACCTGAATGACAGCGGTCTCCTCGACGTGCCACTGCTGGACCTGGCGCTGGAATCGAGCGTGCCGTTCGACGAAGCGGAACGGGTGCTGAAGGTCGTGCAGACCCTCGAGCCTACCGGCGTCGGCGCGCGGGACCTGCGAGAGTGTCTCATGCTTCAACTGGAAGCGTTGAACTTGAGCGATACACTTGCATACCGGTTGGTATCGGAACACTGGCGCGACGTCAAGTTGCGGCGCATCGCTTCGATTCGAAAGAAGATAAGGGCGTCCGAGCAGGAAATCGGCGACGCCCTGAACGTGATCGCCGGACTCAATCCCCACCCGGGGCTGGCCGTCAGCGATTCATCCGTTATCGCCATACATCCCGACCTGATCGTCGAGAAAGTGGATGGCGAATACCTCGTCTACCTCAACGATCGCAACCTGCCCAGGGTGCGTGTCAGCCATGCCTACCAGGCCATCCTGAACCGGAACGCGCAATCCTCTGAAGAAGACCGGCATTACGTGAGACGCAAGCTGACCGAGGCGAACCACTTCGTCAACTCCATCGAACAGCGGCGGTCGACCCTGTTGAAGGTGACGAACTGCATCGTCAGGGCCCAGCGCGAGTTCCTGGATGCGGGCCTTTCCGGTCTCAAGCCGATGATTCTCCAGGAAGTGGCCGACGAGGTGGGCCTGCATGTAACGACCGTCAGCCGGGCCACGCAAGGCAAGTATGTACAGACGCCCCGGGGCATTTTCGCGTTGAGGTTCTTCTTCGATGGGCGATTGAAGAAAAAGGCGGACGAGGAGACCGGGGAAGCCGCGGCGGGCCAATTGGCGACCAAGACGGTCAAAGACCGCATCGCGCGGATCATCGAGGAGGAAGACGCGCGCGCGCCGTTGAGCGACCAGGCGATAGAGGAGATTCTCCGCACGAAGGAAGGCGTGCAGATCAAGCGGCGGACGGTGGCGAAGTACCGCGAAAACCTGGGAATACCCATTGCGCGGATGCGCAGAAGGATCTGA
- the raiA gene encoding ribosome-associated translation inhibitor RaiA — MQKSMTARHCELADAYKEHADREIDRLNRYSDNILSADLIVSQEKYRYMVELNVHVGGHVLTSKEENAEAYTALDQAVNKMETQLKKHNGKLHDHRTRRH, encoded by the coding sequence GTGCAGAAATCCATGACGGCCCGACACTGCGAACTGGCAGACGCCTACAAGGAGCATGCGGACAGAGAGATCGACCGTTTGAACAGATACAGCGACAACATCCTGAGTGCGGACCTTATCGTCTCGCAGGAAAAATACCGGTACATGGTTGAACTGAACGTGCACGTCGGAGGGCACGTCCTGACCAGCAAAGAGGAGAACGCCGAAGCCTACACGGCGCTCGATCAGGCGGTCAACAAGATGGAAACCCAGTTGAAGAAACACAATGGCAAGCTGCACGATCACAGAACCCGGCGTCACTAG
- the hprK gene encoding HPr(Ser) kinase/phosphatase, which yields MATTSPLKSRVLLIKNLVEQVDLKLSPLTGETGLSRKITNAETNRPGLALAGFVERFSSNRIQILGETELSYLKSLPADQRLASLDRLFDLGFPCMVITKGMDPPLELAETAERFDTAVLGTSLTTDAFAQSLIEYLEPYFAPMTTVHGALVDVYGVGLLFTGRSGIGKSETALDLVERGHRLVADDVVTAYRMRRGVIMGTSNTITQHFMEIRGVGIIDVTSMFGIRSIRVRKRIEVVVNLEDWNSDEVYERTALDEKTTTLLDAELPYVRIPINPGKNLTVISEVVALRHLLKVVGINPASILNQRVLEVMKEGEKVRYRREDYE from the coding sequence ATGGCCACGACATCGCCCCTGAAATCGCGCGTCCTGCTGATCAAGAACCTGGTAGAGCAGGTCGACCTGAAACTGTCCCCGCTGACGGGTGAAACGGGACTGTCCAGGAAGATAACGAACGCGGAGACGAACCGTCCCGGACTCGCGCTGGCGGGATTTGTCGAGCGGTTTTCCAGCAACCGGATCCAGATCCTGGGGGAGACCGAGTTATCCTACCTGAAGAGCCTGCCCGCGGACCAGCGGCTTGCGTCGCTGGATAGGCTGTTCGACCTCGGCTTTCCCTGCATGGTGATAACTAAGGGCATGGATCCTCCACTGGAATTGGCCGAGACCGCCGAGCGGTTCGATACCGCCGTCCTGGGTACTTCACTGACGACGGATGCCTTCGCGCAGTCCCTGATCGAGTACCTGGAACCCTACTTCGCACCGATGACAACTGTGCACGGCGCCCTGGTCGACGTGTACGGCGTGGGTCTCCTGTTCACGGGACGCAGCGGAATCGGCAAAAGCGAAACGGCCCTGGACCTGGTGGAACGGGGCCACCGGCTGGTTGCGGACGACGTGGTTACCGCGTACCGGATGCGGCGCGGCGTCATCATGGGTACGAGCAACACGATCACGCAGCATTTCATGGAAATACGCGGCGTCGGCATTATCGACGTCACCAGCATGTTCGGCATACGCAGCATCCGCGTGCGCAAGCGGATAGAAGTCGTCGTAAACCTGGAGGACTGGAACAGCGACGAGGTCTACGAACGGACGGCGCTCGATGAGAAGACCACGACGTTGCTCGACGCGGAATTGCCCTATGTCCGGATTCCCATCAACCCGGGCAAAAACCTGACGGTCATTTCCGAGGTCGTCGCACTCCGGCATCTCCTTAAAGTCGTCGGGATCAACCCGGCGTCCATACTGAACCAGCGGGTGCTGGAGGTCATGAAGGAAGGCGAGAAGGTCCGGTATCGCAGGGAAGACTACGAGTAG
- a CDS encoding HPr family phosphocarrier protein has protein sequence MIRKTVSVKNRKGLHMRPAEQLVRTASRFKSEVTLVKDDIPVNGKSILGVMMLAAEHGSSITVEIDGPDETDALKAITDMFDKDQEP, from the coding sequence TTGATAAGGAAAACCGTTTCCGTAAAGAACAGGAAGGGGTTGCACATGCGACCCGCCGAGCAACTGGTTCGAACGGCGTCCAGATTCAAGTCGGAAGTCACGCTGGTCAAGGACGACATTCCGGTGAATGGCAAGAGCATCCTGGGGGTCATGATGCTGGCCGCGGAGCATGGCAGTTCCATTACGGTGGAGATCGATGGACCGGACGAAACGGATGCCCTGAAGGCCATCACCGACATGTTCGACAAGGATCAGGAGCCGTAA